The following are from one region of the Candidatus Trichorickettsia mobilis genome:
- the rplA gene encoding 50S ribosomal protein L1 produces the protein MKASEEEKKKKDKESRKGAKKLRAAREQINQQVFYDLEKAVEVLRSCSYVKFDETLEIVMKLGVDPRHSDQMVRGVVALPAGTGKTVRVAVICRDDKVADALAAGADFAGSVEIIEEIKSGKINFDTCIATPDMMGVVGGVAKILGPKGLMPNPKLGTVTTDIVTAIKNVKSGQVEFRVEKAGIIHAGVGKLSFLAQDLLKNLHAVISAVIKAKPTGAKGTYLKAMYLSSTMGPSIKIDTATISQIV, from the coding sequence ATGAAAGCTAGCGAAGAAGAGAAAAAAAAGAAAGACAAAGAAAGTAGAAAAGGGGCTAAAAAGCTACGTGCTGCACGCGAGCAAATAAATCAGCAAGTATTCTATGATTTAGAAAAAGCGGTAGAGGTTTTACGCAGCTGTTCTTATGTAAAGTTTGATGAAACTTTAGAAATTGTTATGAAGTTGGGTGTGGATCCGCGTCATTCTGATCAAATGGTAAGAGGGGTTGTGGCTTTGCCGGCTGGAACTGGTAAAACTGTAAGAGTTGCGGTTATTTGTAGAGATGATAAAGTGGCGGATGCGCTTGCTGCTGGGGCAGATTTTGCTGGTTCTGTAGAGATTATTGAAGAAATTAAAAGTGGCAAAATTAATTTTGACACATGTATAGCAACGCCAGATATGATGGGAGTAGTTGGTGGGGTGGCAAAAATTTTGGGTCCTAAGGGGCTGATGCCTAATCCTAAATTAGGAACAGTAACAACTGATATTGTAACAGCCATTAAGAATGTAAAAAGTGGTCAGGTGGAATTTAGAGTTGAGAAAGCTGGGATAATTCATGCCGGAGTTGGAAAATTATCGTTTTTAGCTCAAGATCTGTTGAAAAATTTGCATGCAGTAATATCTGCTGTAATTAAAGCTAAACCAACTGGTGCAAAGGGTACTTATTTAAAGGCTATGTATTTATCTTCAACTATGGGGCCTTCGATAAAAATAGATACAGCTACTATATCGCAAATAGTATAA
- the rplK gene encoding 50S ribosomal protein L11, with product MAKKITAYIKLTVLAGKANPSPPIGPALGQKGLNIMEFCKAFNAATQGMDPGTPVPVVITAFEDKSFTFITKTPPASYYLKQFAKITKGSASTKKEAVVGVVTMSQVAEIAKIKMVDLNANDLQAAVRIICGTAESMGIEVKQD from the coding sequence ATGGCAAAAAAAATTACAGCTTATATTAAGCTAACAGTTCTTGCTGGTAAAGCCAATCCTTCTCCGCCAATAGGGCCAGCTCTTGGTCAGAAAGGGCTTAATATAATGGAGTTTTGTAAAGCTTTTAATGCTGCTACGCAAGGAATGGATCCTGGAACTCCGGTGCCAGTTGTAATTACTGCATTTGAGGATAAAAGTTTTACTTTTATTACGAAAACTCCGCCTGCATCTTATTACTTAAAGCAATTTGCAAAGATTACAAAAGGGTCAGCTTCTACTAAAAAAGAAGCTGTAGTTGGTGTGGTAACTATGTCTCAGGTTGCAGAGATTGCAAAAATCAAGATGGTTGATCTTAATGCTAATGATTTGCAGGCGGCGGTTAGAATTATTTGTGGTACGGCAGAATCTATGGGCATTGAAGTGAAACAGGATTAA
- the rpoC gene encoding DNA-directed RNA polymerase subunit beta' — MAGIVNFYGQLSNTQQFDRIKINIASPEQVLAWSFGEVTKPETINYRTFKPEKDGLFCARIFGPVKDYECLCGKYKRMKYRGVTCEKCGVEVTSARVRRERMGHVELAAPVAHIWFLKSLPSRISILLDMAMKDLEKILYFESYIVTDPRLSGLQKGELLSEDALQRAQDEYGEDNFVASIGAEVVQQMLSELDLPELRKSLQLELAETNSEVKRKKLVKRLKLVEDFVDSGNKPEWMIMNILPVIPPEIRPLVMLDGGRFATSDLNELYRRVINRNNRLRRLLELKAPDIIVRNEKRMLQEAVDALFDNGRRGKVVKNTNKRPFKSLSDMLKGKQGRFRQNLLGKRVDYSGRSVIVVGPELKLHQCGLPKKMALELFKPFIYAKLELYGIAATIKAAKKMVETEKPEVWDVLEEVIREHPVMLNRAPTLHRLGIQAFEPLLIEGKAIQLHPLVCAAFNADFDGDQMAVHIPLSVEAQLEARVLMMSTNNILSPANGRPIIVPDKDIVLGLYYLSLALDGEPGEGMVFAEMSEIEQALYHKAITIHTKIKFRCNVTNIDGVVVKSITDTTPGRLIIGELLPTNQHISFQLINKPMTKKDISGVIDAVYRHCGQKATVILADHLMQLGFKYACSSGISFGMDDMVIPKSKWAHIDTTGNEVKEFEQQYSDGLITYGEKYNKVIDAWSRCTDKVANDMMKEVAMPSTSDHHTTSQQRLNSIYMMATSGARGSAAQIKQLAGMRGLMAKPSGEIIETPIISNFREGLTVLEYFNSTHGARKGLADTALKTANSGYLTRRLVDVAQDCIITEMDCGTNDGLEVRAIIDGGEVIVSLSEQVLGRTTAIDVYHTMTNELLINAGALIDEARLEQIEAAGLDSIKVRSVLTCSLSEGMCAKCYGRDLASGTLVAVGEAIGVIAAQSIGEPGTQLTMRTFHIGGAATKGAEVSAIEASYEAKVKILGRNVVMNSDGRQIVMSRSCEILLIDAKGQEKSRHKVPYGARLLIDEGRTVLKGQKIVEWDPYTIPIITEKAGKIVFKDMVDGISVRDIVDEATGIASKIVVESKQYSRGAELRPRIQLLDESGQVILLSNGLEARYYLPVNAVLSVEDGSMVSAGDILSRIPRESTKTKDITGGLPRVAELVEARRPKDHAIIAEVDGRVEFGKDYKSKRRIVLHPTDGAQPLEYMLPKGKHVVVSEGDFVKKGDMLIDGNPVLQDILKVMGVEAVARYMVEEIQAVYRLQGVKIDDKHIEVIIRQMLQKIEVTNVGDTTLLVGEKIDRREFAEMNAKLIENNLQPAQGHLILQGITKASLQTRSFISAASFQETTRVLTEAAIAGKVDELRGLKENVIVGRLVPAGTGFYMNKMRKIAVARDLELNKAAATPDNYS; from the coding sequence ATGGCAGGAATAGTTAATTTTTATGGACAATTGAGTAATACTCAGCAATTTGATCGAATAAAAATTAATATTGCAAGTCCTGAACAGGTGCTTGCCTGGTCTTTTGGAGAGGTAACTAAACCTGAAACAATAAATTATCGTACATTTAAACCAGAAAAAGATGGGTTGTTTTGTGCAAGAATTTTTGGCCCAGTGAAGGATTACGAATGTCTTTGCGGTAAATATAAAAGAATGAAGTATCGTGGAGTTACTTGTGAGAAATGTGGAGTAGAGGTCACGAGCGCAAGAGTAAGACGCGAAAGAATGGGACATGTTGAATTGGCAGCACCAGTGGCTCATATTTGGTTTTTAAAATCCCTGCCGTCAAGAATAAGTATTTTGCTAGATATGGCAATGAAAGATCTGGAGAAGATCTTATATTTTGAAAGCTATATTGTCACGGATCCTAGATTATCTGGATTACAGAAAGGCGAATTATTATCTGAAGATGCTTTGCAGCGTGCTCAAGATGAATATGGAGAGGATAATTTTGTAGCTTCTATAGGTGCTGAAGTAGTACAGCAGATGCTATCAGAGCTTGATTTACCTGAGTTACGTAAGTCTTTACAGCTAGAGCTTGCAGAAACTAACTCTGAAGTAAAACGTAAAAAATTAGTAAAGCGTCTTAAACTTGTTGAAGATTTTGTCGATTCTGGTAATAAGCCGGAATGGATGATTATGAATATTTTGCCAGTGATTCCACCAGAAATCAGGCCATTAGTAATGCTTGATGGCGGAAGATTTGCTACTTCTGATCTCAATGAATTATATCGGCGGGTAATTAATAGAAACAATCGTTTAAGACGGTTATTAGAGCTTAAAGCGCCTGATATTATTGTAAGAAATGAAAAGCGGATGTTGCAGGAAGCAGTAGATGCTTTGTTTGATAATGGTAGACGTGGTAAAGTAGTAAAAAATACTAATAAACGTCCTTTTAAATCATTAAGCGACATGCTAAAAGGAAAACAAGGGCGTTTTCGTCAGAATTTACTTGGCAAAAGAGTAGATTATTCCGGACGTTCTGTAATTGTAGTTGGGCCTGAGTTAAAATTACATCAGTGTGGTCTGCCAAAAAAGATGGCATTAGAATTATTTAAGCCGTTTATTTATGCCAAACTTGAGTTATATGGTATTGCGGCAACGATTAAAGCAGCTAAAAAAATGGTTGAGACAGAGAAGCCGGAAGTTTGGGATGTGCTGGAAGAAGTAATCAGAGAACATCCGGTGATGTTAAATCGTGCTCCGACATTACACCGTCTTGGTATTCAAGCATTTGAACCTCTACTCATCGAAGGTAAGGCAATTCAATTACACCCATTAGTGTGCGCGGCATTTAACGCTGACTTTGACGGTGATCAAATGGCAGTACATATTCCATTATCAGTTGAAGCGCAATTGGAAGCTAGGGTGTTAATGATGTCAACTAATAATATCCTAAGTCCAGCAAACGGACGGCCGATTATTGTTCCCGATAAAGACATAGTACTTGGGCTTTACTATTTAAGTTTAGCTTTGGATGGTGAACCTGGAGAAGGAATGGTCTTTGCTGAGATGTCAGAAATTGAACAAGCGTTGTATCATAAAGCCATTACTATTCATACTAAAATTAAATTTCGTTGTAATGTAACAAATATTGATGGAGTGGTCGTTAAATCAATAACAGATACTACACCAGGTCGTTTGATTATTGGTGAATTATTGCCAACAAATCAGCATATTAGTTTTCAATTAATAAACAAGCCAATGACCAAAAAAGATATATCAGGAGTTATTGATGCTGTTTATCGTCATTGTGGTCAGAAGGCTACGGTAATTCTTGCTGATCATTTGATGCAGCTTGGATTTAAGTATGCTTGTTCTTCTGGCATATCATTCGGTATGGATGATATGGTAATACCAAAATCCAAGTGGGCTCATATTGACACTACAGGCAATGAGGTAAAAGAGTTTGAACAACAATATTCTGATGGTTTGATTACCTATGGTGAGAAATATAATAAGGTAATTGATGCATGGTCAAGATGTACTGACAAAGTAGCAAATGATATGATGAAAGAGGTAGCAATGCCTTCAACTTCAGATCATCACACTACAAGTCAGCAAAGATTAAACTCAATTTATATGATGGCGACCTCCGGTGCAAGAGGGTCAGCTGCGCAAATTAAACAGCTGGCTGGAATGCGTGGATTAATGGCTAAACCTTCAGGAGAAATTATTGAAACCCCTATTATTTCAAATTTTCGTGAGGGATTAACAGTATTAGAATATTTTAATTCAACTCATGGTGCGCGTAAAGGACTTGCAGATACAGCTTTAAAAACAGCAAATTCTGGTTATCTTACTAGAAGGTTGGTTGATGTTGCTCAAGATTGTATTATTACTGAGATGGATTGTGGTACCAATGATGGGCTAGAAGTGAGAGCTATCATTGACGGTGGAGAAGTTATAGTGTCGTTGTCAGAGCAAGTTTTGGGTCGAACTACTGCAATTGATGTTTATCACACAATGACTAATGAATTGTTAATTAATGCCGGAGCATTGATTGATGAAGCCAGATTAGAGCAAATAGAAGCTGCTGGACTTGATTCTATCAAAGTAAGATCAGTGTTAACTTGTAGTTTAAGCGAAGGTATGTGTGCTAAATGTTACGGTAGAGATCTAGCTAGTGGTACATTAGTGGCGGTAGGTGAGGCAATAGGAGTGATTGCGGCACAATCTATCGGTGAACCTGGTACACAGTTAACGATGAGAACTTTCCATATTGGTGGAGCGGCAACTAAAGGAGCAGAAGTTTCGGCAATAGAGGCCTCATATGAGGCTAAAGTAAAGATTTTAGGCCGAAATGTAGTGATGAATTCAGATGGTCGTCAGATTGTCATGAGCCGTTCTTGTGAGATATTATTGATTGATGCTAAAGGACAGGAAAAATCTCGACATAAAGTACCATATGGAGCCAGATTATTGATTGATGAAGGGCGTACAGTGCTCAAGGGGCAAAAAATAGTAGAATGGGATCCTTATACTATACCAATTATTACGGAAAAAGCTGGTAAAATAGTGTTTAAAGATATGGTCGATGGTATTTCAGTGCGCGATATTGTCGATGAAGCTACAGGTATTGCCAGTAAAATCGTTGTTGAGTCAAAACAATATTCACGAGGAGCAGAATTGCGTCCAAGGATACAGTTGTTAGATGAATCTGGTCAGGTGATATTATTGTCTAACGGTTTAGAAGCACGATATTACTTACCGGTAAATGCCGTATTGAGTGTTGAGGATGGATCAATGGTTTCAGCTGGAGATATTTTGTCTCGTATTCCAAGAGAATCAACTAAAACTAAAGATATTACTGGTGGTTTACCGCGAGTCGCTGAATTAGTGGAAGCTCGTCGTCCAAAAGATCATGCTATTATTGCAGAAGTTGATGGTAGAGTGGAGTTCGGTAAAGATTATAAATCAAAACGACGTATAGTATTACATCCTACAGATGGAGCTCAACCTCTTGAGTATATGTTGCCAAAAGGTAAGCATGTGGTAGTTAGTGAGGGAGATTTCGTCAAAAAAGGTGATATGCTCATTGATGGTAATCCAGTGTTACAGGATATTTTGAAAGTAATGGGAGTAGAGGCTGTAGCACGTTATATGGTTGAAGAGATTCAAGCCGTTTATCGTCTGCAAGGAGTAAAAATTGATGATAAGCATATAGAAGTTATTATTCGTCAGATGTTACAAAAAATAGAAGTTACTAATGTTGGCGATACTACTTTATTAGTTGGTGAGAAGATTGATCGTCGTGAATTTGCGGAAATGAATGCAAAATTAATTGAAAATAATTTGCAACCTGCACAAGGACACTTAATATTACAAGGTATTACTAAAGCTTCACTACAAACTAGATCATTTATTTCTGCCGCTTCATTCCAAGAAACTACCAGAGTTCTTACTGAAGCAGCGATTGCTGGTAAAGTAGATGAATTAAGAGGCTTAAAAGAGAATGTAATCGTAGGTAGACTAGTTCCGGCAGGAACAGGTTTTTACATGAATAAAATGCGTAAGATAGCAGTGGCTCGTGATCTGGAACTAAATAAAGCAGCAGCGACGCCAGATAATTATTCATGA
- the rpoB gene encoding DNA-directed RNA polymerase subunit beta, whose protein sequence is MAQSLSIDKRIRKNFGQINLVASIPNLIEVQKNSYQKNFLQLGIKDGERENKGLQAVLNSIFPIHDSADTANLEFVKYELDNPKYDVEECHQRGLSYAAPLKVTLRLSVWEIEESTGAREIKGIKEQEVYMGDIPLMTQNGTFVINGTERVVVSQMHRSPGVFFYHDEGKVHSSGKFLYSARIIPYRGSWLDFEFDAKDILYFRIDRKRKLYVTTLLRAIGMSANEIIKFYYDTMTYHVSLNGWSTKFLPELVTAHRLNNDLVDADTGAVVLEAGQKITPRLAKKFAKDGVKNILVEKEFLLEKCLADDLVDPQSGEVLADIGEVITSDMLQAIDKLQIKSLSVLAIGSQSGPYIRNTLFADKNQDQLSALIDIFRVLRPGEPATFDAGLALFNSLFFNAERYDLSEVGRIKMNARLGLDEQSSTTTVTIDDIKHIIKVLVALKDGKGQIDDIDHLGNRRVRSVGELIENQFRIGLVRMEKSILERISAVDIDAVMPHDLVNSKVLVSVIKEFFSTSQLSQFMDQTNPLSEITHKRRLSALGPGGLSRDRAGFEVRDVHPTHYGRICPIETPEGQNIGLINSMATYARVNKYGFIESPYRKVIEGRVTTEVQYLSAIEEGKYKIAQANAAIDKNGNLQAEAINCRTDGGNFVMVSPVEVDYIDVTPMQVVSVAASLIPFLENDDANRALMGSNMQRQAVPLIKSDAPLVGTGIEGVVARDSGASIVALNDGIVEQVDSTRIVVRTVEQKKDGSPGVDIYNLLKFQKSNHNTCINQKPLIKVGDYVSKGEVIADGPSTDCGEIALGRNVLVAFIPWSGYNFEDSILISERIVKDDVYTSIHIEEFEVVARDTRLGPEEITRDIPNVSDENLRHLDEVGIVYVGAEVKPGDILVGKVTPKSESPMTPEEKLLRAIFGEKAADVRDSSLHVPPGVTGTVVEVRVFSRRGVEKDERALAIEKQQIEKLAKDRDDELEIIEHFVFMRLETILIGQTVVSGPKTIKSATVITEKTFENLSRGQFWQFIVEDSSVMNEIEQIKRHYDEKKDMLNKRFTSKVEKVQSGDDLPQGALKIVKVFIATKHKLQPGDKMAGRHGNKGVISRIMPEEDMPFLEDGTVIDIVLNPLGLPSRMNVGQILETHLGWAAVNLGKQIGNVCDQYCNNQINIDEIKSFITTIFSSEMLLNNIQQMSKEEIIDFCNANKKGVYFATPVFDGAKVEDVKAMLELAKQDISGQTRLIDGRTGEYFDRNITVGYKYLLKLHHLVDDKIHARSIGPYSLVTQQPLGGKSHFGGQRFGEMECWALQAYGAAYTLQEMLTVKSDDVAGRIKIYESTVRGDNNFESGIPESFNVMIKEFRSLCLNVQLEDSTTT, encoded by the coding sequence ATGGCGCAATCCTTGTCGATTGATAAGCGTATAAGAAAAAATTTCGGTCAAATAAATCTAGTAGCTTCAATACCAAATCTTATTGAGGTGCAAAAGAACTCTTATCAAAAAAACTTTTTACAGCTTGGTATTAAGGATGGTGAGCGGGAAAATAAAGGCTTGCAAGCTGTTTTAAATTCTATCTTTCCAATTCATGATTCAGCTGATACTGCCAATTTAGAGTTTGTAAAGTATGAGTTAGATAATCCTAAATATGATGTAGAAGAATGTCATCAACGTGGTTTGAGCTATGCTGCGCCATTAAAAGTGACTTTGCGTCTTAGTGTTTGGGAGATTGAAGAAAGTACTGGTGCTAGAGAGATTAAGGGCATTAAAGAACAAGAAGTGTACATGGGCGATATTCCATTAATGACTCAAAATGGAACATTCGTAATTAATGGTACAGAAAGAGTGGTGGTCTCTCAAATGCATCGCTCTCCTGGTGTATTTTTTTATCATGATGAAGGTAAAGTTCATTCTTCTGGAAAGTTTTTATATTCAGCAAGAATAATACCATATAGAGGTTCTTGGTTAGACTTTGAATTTGATGCAAAAGATATCTTGTATTTTCGTATAGATAGAAAAAGAAAATTGTACGTTACAACGTTGCTCCGTGCCATTGGAATGTCGGCTAATGAAATCATAAAATTTTATTATGATACAATGACCTATCATGTTTCTTTGAACGGTTGGTCAACAAAATTTTTGCCGGAATTAGTAACTGCACATCGATTAAATAATGATTTAGTGGATGCAGATACCGGAGCAGTGGTGCTTGAAGCTGGGCAAAAAATAACTCCAAGACTTGCTAAAAAATTTGCTAAAGATGGAGTAAAGAATATTCTTGTAGAAAAAGAATTCTTGCTTGAAAAATGTTTGGCTGATGATTTAGTAGACCCGCAAAGTGGAGAAGTATTAGCAGATATTGGTGAAGTGATTACGTCAGATATGTTGCAAGCTATTGACAAGTTACAGATTAAATCTCTATCTGTACTTGCGATTGGTTCACAATCAGGTCCTTATATTCGTAATACCTTGTTTGCAGATAAGAATCAAGATCAACTTTCGGCGCTTATAGATATATTTAGGGTTCTAAGACCAGGAGAGCCGGCTACTTTTGATGCAGGACTTGCTTTATTTAATAGCTTGTTTTTTAATGCTGAACGCTACGATTTATCTGAGGTAGGGCGTATCAAAATGAACGCCAGATTAGGGCTTGATGAACAATCTAGTACTACAACTGTAACTATAGACGATATAAAGCATATTATTAAAGTTCTAGTTGCGCTCAAAGATGGTAAAGGACAAATTGATGATATTGACCATTTAGGTAATAGAAGAGTAAGGTCAGTTGGTGAATTGATTGAAAATCAGTTTAGGATTGGTTTGGTAAGGATGGAAAAATCAATTCTGGAAAGAATTTCTGCTGTTGATATTGATGCGGTAATGCCTCATGATTTAGTGAACTCAAAAGTGCTGGTATCCGTAATAAAAGAATTTTTTAGCACTTCACAACTATCTCAATTTATGGATCAAACTAATCCATTATCAGAAATTACACATAAACGCAGGTTGTCAGCATTAGGGCCTGGTGGATTGAGTCGTGATCGAGCAGGTTTTGAGGTGCGAGATGTACATCCTACTCACTATGGTAGAATATGTCCGATTGAAACTCCTGAGGGACAAAATATTGGCTTAATTAATTCGATGGCTACGTATGCCAGAGTTAATAAATATGGTTTTATCGAGAGTCCTTATCGTAAAGTAATAGAAGGTAGAGTTACTACAGAAGTGCAGTATTTATCAGCAATTGAAGAGGGTAAATATAAAATTGCGCAAGCAAATGCTGCTATTGACAAGAATGGTAATTTACAGGCTGAGGCTATTAATTGTCGTACCGATGGTGGTAATTTTGTGATGGTATCTCCTGTTGAAGTTGATTATATTGACGTGACACCGATGCAGGTAGTATCAGTTGCGGCTTCATTGATTCCTTTTTTAGAAAATGATGATGCTAACAGGGCGCTTATGGGCTCAAACATGCAGCGTCAAGCAGTACCGTTAATTAAAAGCGATGCACCGTTAGTTGGAACTGGTATTGAAGGAGTGGTAGCTAGAGACTCTGGAGCATCAATTGTTGCTTTAAACGATGGTATAGTAGAACAGGTGGATTCGACAAGAATTGTTGTCAGAACTGTTGAACAAAAGAAAGATGGTTCTCCAGGGGTAGATATATATAATTTGCTTAAATTTCAAAAATCTAATCATAATACTTGTATTAACCAAAAGCCGTTAATAAAGGTCGGAGATTATGTTAGCAAAGGTGAAGTAATTGCTGATGGTCCAAGTACGGATTGTGGAGAAATTGCTTTAGGTAGAAATGTGTTGGTAGCTTTTATACCTTGGAGTGGTTATAATTTTGAAGATTCCATATTGATCTCTGAGCGTATAGTTAAAGATGATGTTTATACTTCGATTCATATTGAAGAATTTGAAGTGGTGGCTAGAGATACCAGATTAGGGCCAGAAGAGATTACCAGAGATATTCCAAATGTTAGTGATGAGAACTTACGTCATCTTGATGAAGTTGGAATAGTATATGTTGGTGCTGAGGTAAAACCTGGTGATATTCTAGTTGGTAAAGTGACTCCGAAAAGTGAATCACCAATGACTCCTGAAGAAAAATTGTTAAGAGCAATTTTTGGAGAAAAAGCTGCTGATGTTAGAGATTCGTCGTTGCATGTACCTCCTGGGGTTACTGGCACTGTGGTAGAAGTTAGAGTGTTTTCTCGTCGTGGAGTAGAAAAAGATGAGCGTGCTTTAGCAATTGAAAAACAGCAAATTGAAAAATTAGCTAAAGATAGAGATGATGAGCTTGAGATTATTGAGCATTTTGTCTTTATGCGTCTTGAGACTATTTTAATAGGTCAAACCGTGGTTAGCGGTCCTAAAACGATTAAGAGTGCTACTGTCATTACTGAAAAAACGTTTGAAAATTTATCTCGTGGACAATTTTGGCAGTTTATTGTTGAAGATTCAAGCGTTATGAACGAAATAGAGCAGATCAAACGTCATTATGATGAAAAGAAAGATATGCTCAATAAGCGTTTTACTAGTAAAGTAGAAAAAGTCCAAAGTGGAGATGATTTGCCTCAAGGAGCTTTAAAAATTGTAAAAGTGTTTATTGCTACCAAGCATAAATTGCAGCCAGGAGATAAAATGGCCGGTCGACATGGAAATAAAGGAGTGATCTCACGAATCATGCCTGAAGAAGATATGCCGTTCCTAGAAGATGGTACGGTTATTGATATAGTGTTAAATCCACTTGGTTTGCCTTCTCGTATGAATGTAGGGCAGATTTTAGAAACTCATTTAGGTTGGGCAGCGGTCAATTTAGGCAAGCAAATCGGAAATGTATGCGATCAATATTGTAATAATCAAATCAATATTGACGAAATAAAGTCTTTTATTACCACAATTTTCAGTTCTGAAATGTTGTTGAATAACATTCAGCAAATGTCAAAAGAGGAAATAATAGATTTTTGTAATGCAAATAAAAAAGGAGTTTATTTTGCCACTCCAGTATTTGATGGTGCAAAAGTGGAAGATGTAAAAGCAATGCTTGAGCTAGCAAAACAAGATATTTCTGGTCAGACTAGGCTAATAGATGGGCGTACAGGAGAGTATTTTGATCGTAATATTACGGTTGGCTATAAATATTTATTAAAGTTACATCATTTGGTTGATGATAAAATACATGCTCGTTCTATAGGTCCTTATAGTTTAGTAACCCAACAACCTTTGGGTGGTAAATCTCATTTTGGTGGTCAGCGTTTTGGTGAAATGGAATGTTGGGCGCTGCAAGCTTATGGCGCAGCTTATACCTTGCAGGAAATGTTAACTGTGAAATCAGATGATGTTGCTGGTAGAATCAAGATTTATGAATCTACGGTTAGAGGGGATAATAATTTTGAGTCTGGAATCCCTGAGTCGTTTAATGTAATGATTAAAGAGTTTCGTTCTTTATGTTTGAATGTTCAGTTAGAGGATAGCACCACAACCTGA
- the rplJ gene encoding 50S ribosomal protein L10: MLRSEKQKFVSELAEVYQQSGSLIVTHYHGLTVKQITVLRRSLREKGAGFKIVKNTLSKIAADNAGIKQISELFCGPTAIAYSKDPIIAAKTIVEFAKLNERLKIVGGIVDNQLLNVEEVKQIAKLPSLDELRGKIIGVLQAPATRIATVLQAPATGLARVLQAFADK; this comes from the coding sequence GTGTTAAGGTCAGAAAAACAGAAGTTTGTCTCAGAATTAGCAGAAGTATATCAGCAATCTGGGTCTTTAATAGTAACTCATTACCATGGTCTTACTGTTAAGCAGATTACGGTGTTGCGTAGATCTTTGAGAGAAAAAGGAGCTGGATTTAAGATAGTAAAAAATACGTTGTCGAAGATAGCTGCTGATAATGCTGGGATAAAACAAATATCTGAGCTATTTTGTGGTCCTACAGCTATAGCCTATTCGAAAGACCCAATTATTGCGGCTAAGACAATTGTCGAGTTTGCAAAGTTAAATGAAAGACTGAAGATTGTTGGTGGTATAGTAGATAATCAGTTGTTAAATGTTGAGGAAGTGAAGCAAATAGCTAAACTGCCATCATTGGATGAATTAAGGGGTAAAATTATTGGTGTACTGCAAGCCCCTGCAACAAGAATCGCTACTGTATTGCAAGCTCCGGCTACAGGGCTTGCAAGAGTGTTGCAAGCATTTGCAGATAAATAA
- the nusG gene encoding transcription termination/antitermination protein NusG: MGEWYIIHTLSGSEKRVKQMIIDQIAKNSMSEFFEEIVVPVIEVSEIKRGKSVKTEKKFMPGYILIKMKMTDESWHLVKSVPKITGFLGGKSKPYPLSAKEVKNIFEQLESEKKGVTSAKLYEVGEAVIVTDGPFDSFNGVIDDIDNEKLRLRVSISIFGKATPIDLAFNQVKKV; this comes from the coding sequence GTGGGAGAATGGTACATTATACATACTTTATCAGGCTCTGAAAAACGAGTGAAGCAAATGATTATTGATCAGATTGCTAAAAATAGTATGTCTGAATTTTTTGAGGAAATAGTTGTACCGGTAATAGAAGTTTCTGAGATAAAGCGTGGTAAGTCTGTAAAGACAGAAAAGAAATTCATGCCAGGATACATTTTGATTAAGATGAAGATGACTGACGAGTCATGGCATTTGGTAAAAAGTGTGCCAAAAATTACAGGGTTTTTGGGTGGAAAAAGTAAGCCATATCCTCTTAGTGCAAAAGAAGTAAAAAATATCTTTGAGCAATTAGAGTCGGAAAAAAAGGGAGTTACTTCAGCTAAATTGTATGAGGTAGGTGAGGCTGTGATAGTAACTGATGGGCCATTTGATAGCTTTAATGGTGTTATAGATGATATAGATAATGAGAAGTTGCGGTTGCGTGTATCTATTTCAATTTTTGGCAAAGCGACGCCGATAGATTTAGCTTTTAATCAAGTGAAGAAGGTATAG
- the rplL gene encoding 50S ribosomal protein L7/L12 translates to MTNLTKIVDELSSLTVMQAAELSKMLEEKWGVSAAAPVAAASAPAAAAVVEEKTEFDVILVSFGDKKIEIIKEVRALTGLGLKEAKDLVEGAPQPLKQGVNKSDAEAMKVKLEAAGAKVEIK, encoded by the coding sequence ATGACAAATTTAACAAAAATCGTAGATGAACTATCATCGTTGACAGTAATGCAAGCTGCGGAACTTTCAAAGATGTTAGAAGAAAAATGGGGAGTATCAGCAGCGGCGCCAGTGGCTGCCGCAAGTGCTCCAGCAGCAGCTGCGGTAGTAGAAGAAAAAACGGAATTTGATGTTATTTTGGTAAGTTTTGGTGATAAAAAAATTGAAATTATCAAAGAAGTACGTGCGCTTACTGGTTTAGGCTTGAAAGAGGCTAAGGATTTAGTGGAAGGAGCGCCACAACCATTAAAGCAAGGTGTTAATAAGAGTGATGCAGAAGCAATGAAGGTAAAGCTTGAAGCTGCCGGTGCTAAAGTTGAAATAAAATAA